The Dehalogenimonas sp. 4OHTPN genome window below encodes:
- the cobO gene encoding cob(I)yrinic acid a,c-diamide adenosyltransferase, translating into MDDLHRAADYSPSAALTYEPLKRGLTQVFTGGGKGKTSAGIGTAVRASGRGYRVYIVYFMNRAYDSGEQEVLHRLPGVKWAAFGPGLVRHPESPSPEVKEKASQALAEARRAMLSGDWDVIILDEINIVTGWGWLDAADVVHLIKDRPENVELVLTGRLAPQAVIDSADLVTEMVKVKHPYDRGIPARRGIEY; encoded by the coding sequence ATGGACGATTTACACCGCGCCGCGGACTATTCCCCATCCGCCGCACTGACTTACGAACCTCTCAAGCGCGGCTTGACTCAGGTTTTCACTGGCGGCGGCAAGGGCAAGACTTCGGCCGGCATTGGCACCGCGGTGCGAGCTTCCGGTCGCGGCTACCGCGTTTATATCGTTTATTTTATGAACCGGGCCTATGACTCTGGCGAACAGGAAGTGCTTCACCGTCTGCCGGGGGTCAAGTGGGCGGCTTTCGGCCCCGGCCTCGTGCGCCATCCAGAATCGCCTTCACCGGAAGTCAAGGAAAAGGCTAGTCAAGCCCTGGCCGAGGCGCGGCGGGCCATGCTTTCGGGTGACTGGGACGTTATAATTTTAGATGAGATAAATATCGTCACCGGCTGGGGTTGGCTGGATGCCGCCGACGTGGTGCATCTCATTAAAGACCGGCCGGAGAATGTGGAGTTAGTCTTGACCGGGCGCCTGGCGCCTCAGGCGGTCATCGACTCCGCCGACCTGGTGACCGAAATGGTCAAGGTTAAGCATCCCTATGACCGGGGCATCCCCGCCCGACGCGGTATCGAGTATTGA
- a CDS encoding SAM-dependent methyltransferase translates to MNTSVKPVCYIVGIGPGGSPKWLTHAAEEAIKSSDIILAWDWSLRPVKDLVAGKTLFFQETKNYLQKEKDAAERARQTGETVAVLRVGDPCVSSSLSQVLGVFFDFDVRIVPSAGAAQFAAARAQICLDESVLISFHDGREDIKERKLKFMVDAFGIGRHLVALTNETQVPRQTAAYLLDHGLPADTPVLICEYMTMEDEKLYPTTLGAVRDTEYRLTSVMVVKNPGGALPRT, encoded by the coding sequence ATGAACACGTCCGTGAAGCCCGTTTGTTATATCGTCGGCATCGGTCCCGGCGGCTCGCCCAAATGGTTGACTCATGCCGCTGAAGAAGCCATCAAATCCTCCGATATAATCCTGGCCTGGGACTGGTCCCTGCGGCCGGTCAAAGATTTGGTAGCCGGCAAAACGCTGTTCTTTCAAGAGACCAAGAACTATCTGCAGAAAGAAAAAGACGCAGCCGAGCGCGCCCGGCAGACCGGCGAAACGGTAGCTGTCCTTCGAGTCGGCGACCCTTGCGTCTCATCCTCGCTGTCTCAGGTGCTGGGCGTCTTTTTTGATTTCGATGTCCGTATCGTACCCTCAGCCGGCGCTGCACAGTTCGCTGCCGCCCGCGCCCAGATCTGCCTTGACGAATCAGTGCTGATTTCCTTTCATGACGGCCGCGAGGATATCAAAGAGCGGAAACTGAAATTCATGGTGGATGCCTTTGGCATCGGCCGCCACCTGGTGGCTTTGACAAACGAGACCCAGGTTCCCCGCCAGACGGCGGCTTACCTGTTGGATCACGGCCTACCGGCAGATACCCCGGTACTTATCTGCGAATACATGACTATGGAAGACGAAAAACTCTATCCCACAACCCTCGGGGCTGTTCGGGACACGGAATACCGACTGACGTCGGTCATGGTGGTTAAAAACCCAGGCGGCGCGCTGCCGCGCACCTAA